Proteins encoded together in one Hymenobacter monticola window:
- a CDS encoding T9SS type A sorting domain-containing protein: protein MMTRYSLPGGLLGAALFLAAAPAAHAQLPYAAANAVNVAGTYADLGSAGTAIGTGGNFDDANSAAQSIGFSFAYNGQSFTQFVLNTNGFLKLGAVAPAGPFFATQPQADAGTGGLVFSSETNVVLPFNTDLRAGTAGAEYRVATTGTAGSQVCTIQWKNVQDKPENGLGTQYDNFSFQVKLYEGSNQIEFVYGPATAGPGPDALRYILIGLKGNSAANPDLVLAGKNSTDAWSLTGFRQGSDTHNARGSVRPDAGRTYRFTAAVPNDAAVFLYSYDQLAVPPGSPATLRALVTNVGTTTLAAPVVTLTVAGANTLTLTQTATTLAPGARTVVTFANVPVSIAGANTVTATLPNDGNNGNNVSALPLLTTATTFSYVTPGLPNTAGIVNTTNGSGVAARFTISAPATVAAVRAYLVGGAGASFYGVVLSRSTGAVLARSANYVLTAADQNTLHTFPLTAPVSVPAGDFLVGIVQASTGGTTPALGTQNEAILRSDSFFFVSSAGAVPNDAANTPNGKFMLEAVLSGPTSAAASAALDQAVRVFPNPSASGWFELETTGLPSSQPVQTTVTTLLGQRVHSGTGLASGRTVLDLSALAAGVYVLQVQQGNLLTQRRLVINK from the coding sequence ATGATGACACGCTACTCCTTGCCTGGCGGCCTGCTGGGCGCCGCGCTTTTCCTGGCCGCCGCCCCGGCGGCCCACGCCCAGCTGCCCTACGCCGCGGCCAACGCCGTGAACGTGGCCGGCACCTACGCCGACCTCGGCAGCGCGGGCACGGCCATTGGCACCGGCGGCAATTTCGACGACGCCAACTCCGCCGCGCAGAGCATCGGCTTTTCGTTTGCTTACAACGGGCAGAGTTTCACGCAGTTCGTGCTGAATACCAACGGCTTTCTGAAGCTGGGCGCGGTGGCGCCGGCCGGGCCGTTCTTCGCCACCCAGCCGCAGGCCGACGCCGGCACCGGCGGCCTGGTGTTTTCTTCGGAAACCAACGTAGTGCTGCCCTTCAACACCGACCTGCGGGCCGGCACCGCCGGGGCCGAATACCGCGTGGCCACCACCGGCACGGCCGGCAGCCAGGTGTGCACCATTCAATGGAAAAACGTGCAGGACAAGCCCGAAAATGGCCTGGGCACGCAGTACGACAACTTTTCCTTCCAGGTGAAGCTCTACGAGGGCAGCAACCAGATTGAGTTCGTGTACGGCCCCGCCACGGCTGGCCCCGGCCCCGACGCCCTGCGCTACATCCTCATCGGCCTGAAGGGCAATTCGGCGGCAAACCCCGACCTGGTGCTGGCCGGCAAAAACTCCACCGATGCCTGGAGCCTGACCGGGTTCCGCCAGGGCAGCGACACCCACAACGCCCGCGGCAGCGTGCGCCCCGACGCGGGCCGCACCTACCGCTTCACCGCCGCCGTGCCCAACGACGCGGCCGTGTTCCTCTACAGCTACGACCAGCTGGCCGTGCCCCCCGGCTCGCCGGCCACGCTGCGCGCCCTGGTGACCAACGTGGGCACCACCACCCTCGCGGCCCCGGTGGTGACGCTGACCGTGGCCGGCGCCAACACCCTGACCCTGACCCAAACCGCCACCACGCTGGCGCCCGGCGCCCGCACCGTCGTCACGTTCGCCAACGTGCCCGTATCCATCGCAGGCGCCAACACCGTGACGGCCACGCTGCCCAACGACGGCAACAACGGCAACAACGTGAGCGCCTTGCCGCTGCTCACCACCGCCACCACGTTTTCCTACGTCACGCCGGGCCTGCCCAACACGGCGGGCATCGTCAACACCACCAACGGCTCGGGGGTGGCGGCCCGGTTCACCATCAGCGCGCCGGCCACCGTGGCGGCGGTGCGGGCCTATCTGGTGGGCGGCGCCGGCGCGTCTTTCTACGGGGTGGTGCTCAGCCGCAGCACCGGCGCCGTGCTGGCCCGCTCGGCCAATTACGTCCTCACCGCGGCCGACCAGAACACGCTGCACACCTTCCCGCTGACCGCGCCGGTGAGTGTGCCGGCCGGCGACTTCCTGGTGGGCATCGTCCAGGCCAGCACGGGCGGCACCACGCCCGCCCTCGGCACCCAAAACGAGGCCATTTTGCGTTCCGACAGCTTCTTTTTCGTATCCAGCGCCGGGGCCGTGCCCAACGATGCCGCCAACACGCCCAATGGCAAGTTCATGCTCGAAGCCGTGCTGAGCGGCCCCACGTCGGCCGCCGCTTCGGCCGCCCTCGACCAGGCCGTGCGCGTGTTTCCGAACCCTTCGGCCAGCGGCTGGTTCGAGCTGGAAACCACCGGACTGCCGTCCAGCCAACCCGTGCAAACGACCGTGACCACGCTGCTGGGCCAGCGCGTGCACAGCGGCACCGGGCTGGCCTCGGGCCGCACGGTGCTCGATTTGTCGGCTCTGGCGGCGGGCGTGTACGTGCTGCAAGTGCAGCAGGGGAACTTGCTCACGCAGCGTCGCCTGGTCATCAACAAGTAG
- a CDS encoding response regulator transcription factor — MPRIRLAIVEDDPELRQLLHGYLCAQPEFECVLLADSVEAFFAELPDVRQAPEVVLLDIHLPGLSGLEALPLLKQRLPQADVLMQTVFDDADRIYQALCAGASGYVLKHTSLPELKEAVLEVHRGGAPMSRSVARKVLAHFKPAPSVQADLLTEREREVVQAVVDGLSDKQVAARLDLSVETVRTYAKRIYKKLQVSGRTELMSRSARGQL, encoded by the coding sequence ATGCCCCGTATCCGCCTTGCCATCGTTGAAGACGACCCCGAGCTGCGCCAGCTGCTGCACGGCTACCTCTGCGCCCAGCCCGAGTTCGAGTGCGTGCTGCTGGCCGATTCGGTGGAGGCCTTTTTCGCCGAGCTGCCCGATGTGCGCCAAGCCCCCGAGGTCGTGCTGCTCGACATCCACCTGCCCGGCCTGAGCGGCCTCGAAGCCCTGCCGCTCCTCAAGCAGCGCCTGCCCCAGGCCGACGTGCTCATGCAAACCGTGTTCGACGACGCCGACCGCATCTACCAGGCCCTCTGCGCCGGGGCCAGCGGCTACGTGCTCAAGCACACCTCCTTGCCCGAGCTCAAGGAGGCCGTGCTGGAAGTGCACCGCGGCGGCGCGCCCATGAGCCGCTCGGTGGCCCGCAAGGTACTGGCCCACTTCAAGCCCGCGCCCTCGGTGCAGGCCGATTTGCTGACGGAGCGCGAGCGCGAAGTGGTGCAGGCCGTGGTCGATGGCCTGAGCGACAAGCAGGTGGCCGCCCGGCTCGACCTCTCCGTCGAAACCGTGCGCACCTACGCCAAGCGCATCTACAAGAAGCTGCAGGTCAGCGGCCGCACCGAGCTCATGAGCCGTTCGGCCCGCGGGCAGCTCTAA
- a CDS encoding alpha amylase C-terminal domain-containing protein codes for MAKSKPAAPATAKVRKPAPLALVKNDTWLAPYEPVLRQRQERLQARLAEIEQYHGSLLNYATAHQQLGLNHDAGRGGWVYREWAPGAEYLALIGDFNGWDRGANPLQKLDYGVWEAFLPDAEYDQRLAHGSRFKVHVVANGQGKDRLPATLRRAVQDEETKDFAGQIWRPETPFAWTDQKFKPTAAGKEPLIYEAHVGMATEENRVGTYREFAENVLPRIEAAGYNTIQLMAVQEHPYYGSFGYHVANLFAASSRFGTPEDLKFLINEAHRRGIAVLLDVVHSHAVKNEAEGLADFDGSGNLYFHKGERGNHPGWDSKLFDYGRPEVQQFLLSNVRYWLEEFHFDGFRFDGVTSMLYHHHGEGVAFVGYDNYFGPAADEDAILYLQLATTLAHEFKKGSILVAEDMSGLPGLCRPIKEGGVGFDYRLAMGIPDYWIKLLKHTPDEHWPLGDLWHTLINRRAGEKTIAYAESHDQALVGDKTLAHWLFDAAIYAHMHNVDGDPGAARALALHKIIRLLTLSAGGEGYLNFIGNEFGHPEWVDFPREGNGWSYQFARRQWSLGDNPDLKFFQMGAFDKALIQLAKARHLLAAGPATLLKHDEENQVLAFERGGLVFIVNLHVEKSLTDYRFWVTEEGKYRVVLSSDNARFGGFDRPDEAFEYETYEHQLSLYLPSRVALVLALGTGQPNA; via the coding sequence ATGGCCAAGTCGAAACCCGCTGCCCCCGCTACCGCCAAAGTCCGCAAGCCCGCCCCGCTGGCCCTGGTAAAAAACGACACTTGGCTGGCGCCCTACGAGCCCGTGCTGCGCCAGCGTCAGGAGCGCCTGCAGGCCCGGCTGGCCGAAATCGAGCAGTACCACGGCTCCCTGCTGAACTACGCCACCGCCCACCAGCAGCTGGGGCTCAACCACGACGCCGGCCGCGGCGGCTGGGTGTACCGCGAGTGGGCGCCGGGGGCGGAGTATCTGGCTTTGATTGGAGATTTTAACGGTTGGGACCGGGGCGCCAACCCGCTGCAAAAGCTGGACTACGGTGTGTGGGAAGCCTTTTTGCCCGATGCCGAGTACGACCAGCGCCTGGCCCACGGCAGCCGTTTCAAGGTGCACGTGGTGGCCAACGGCCAGGGCAAGGACCGCCTGCCCGCCACCCTGCGCCGCGCCGTGCAGGACGAGGAAACCAAGGACTTTGCCGGCCAAATATGGCGGCCCGAAACGCCCTTTGCCTGGACCGACCAGAAGTTTAAACCCACCGCGGCCGGCAAGGAGCCGCTGATTTACGAAGCCCACGTAGGCATGGCCACCGAGGAAAACCGCGTAGGCACCTACCGGGAGTTTGCCGAAAACGTGCTGCCCCGCATCGAAGCCGCCGGCTACAACACCATTCAGCTGATGGCCGTGCAGGAGCACCCGTACTACGGCTCCTTCGGCTACCACGTGGCCAATCTTTTCGCGGCCAGCTCGCGCTTCGGCACGCCCGAGGACCTGAAGTTTCTCATCAACGAAGCCCACCGGCGCGGCATTGCGGTGCTGCTGGATGTGGTGCATTCGCACGCCGTGAAAAACGAGGCCGAGGGCCTGGCCGACTTCGACGGTTCCGGCAACCTCTACTTTCATAAAGGGGAGCGCGGCAACCACCCCGGCTGGGATTCCAAACTCTTCGACTACGGCCGGCCCGAGGTGCAGCAGTTTCTGCTGAGCAACGTGCGCTACTGGCTGGAAGAGTTTCACTTCGACGGCTTCCGCTTCGATGGGGTGACGAGCATGCTCTACCACCACCACGGCGAGGGCGTGGCCTTCGTGGGCTACGACAACTACTTCGGCCCGGCCGCCGACGAGGACGCCATTCTCTACCTGCAGCTGGCCACCACGCTGGCCCACGAGTTCAAGAAAGGCAGCATCCTGGTAGCCGAGGACATGAGCGGGCTGCCGGGGCTGTGCCGGCCTATCAAGGAGGGCGGCGTGGGCTTCGATTACCGCCTGGCGATGGGCATTCCCGATTACTGGATTAAGCTGCTCAAGCACACGCCCGACGAGCATTGGCCCCTCGGCGACCTCTGGCACACGCTCATCAACCGCCGCGCGGGCGAGAAAACCATTGCCTACGCCGAAAGCCACGACCAGGCCCTTGTGGGCGACAAGACGCTGGCTCACTGGCTGTTTGATGCCGCCATCTATGCCCACATGCACAACGTGGACGGCGACCCCGGCGCGGCGCGGGCGCTGGCTTTGCACAAAATCATCCGGCTGCTCACCCTCTCGGCGGGCGGGGAGGGCTACCTCAACTTTATCGGCAACGAGTTCGGCCACCCCGAATGGGTCGACTTCCCGCGCGAGGGCAATGGCTGGAGCTACCAGTTTGCCCGCCGCCAGTGGAGCCTGGGCGACAACCCCGACCTGAAATTCTTCCAGATGGGCGCCTTCGACAAGGCCCTGATTCAGCTGGCCAAAGCCCGGCACCTGCTGGCAGCCGGCCCGGCCACGCTGCTCAAGCACGACGAGGAAAACCAGGTGCTGGCCTTCGAGCGCGGCGGCCTGGTATTCATCGTGAACCTGCACGTGGAAAAGAGCCTGACCGACTACCGCTTCTGGGTGACGGAAGAAGGAAAGTACCGCGTGGTGCTCTCGAGCGACAACGCCCGCTTCGGCGGCTTCGACCGGCCCGATGAGGCGTTCGAGTACGAGACGTACGAGCACCAGCTCAGCCTCTACCTGCCCAGCCGGGTGGCGCTGGTGCTGGCGCTGGGTACTGGGCAACCCAATGCTTGA
- a CDS encoding T9SS type A sorting domain-containing protein, translating into MRRLPTPAAVVLALTAAAAHAQSLTNTGTPLTVEAGAVLVVPGALDNQAGATLTTGGTVQVGGDFRNAGTVVPASGKVVFAGTADQTLTPGGATLAKVEVRNTGPAGNNRVLLPTDLTVSQQLILTSGLLRTDPAATLLLPDGATLSGETTGRYVQGNLRVERANVSGSTPIDFDNSLTLSPNGNALGTVRVTRTAGLQTAGVSFDTNPANAAQKSIDRVWTVTADQAPTAAVEAPLSWLADDDNSLTFGQGQTYRVPGASAAWQALSSPANGAARSLTASTGSLGRFTVSTASAPLPVELRSFTAERRGADGLLRWATASEKNNDRFEVESSADGRTFRRIATVLGAGSSTQRHDYALPDPNLARYAADLVYYRLRQVDRDGTAAYSPVRTVQVPAETGFAAQAYPQPFVNELTLLVRTGEDGPVVVLAYDAVGRLLFTHRAALAAGTNTVPLPQAAALPTGAYMLSITQQRYHRTLKIIRE; encoded by the coding sequence ATGCGCCGGCTACCCACTCCTGCCGCCGTGGTACTGGCCCTGACGGCCGCCGCGGCCCACGCCCAAAGCCTCACCAACACCGGCACTCCGCTCACGGTGGAAGCCGGCGCCGTGCTCGTCGTGCCCGGCGCGCTCGATAACCAGGCCGGCGCCACGCTCACCACCGGCGGCACCGTGCAGGTGGGCGGCGACTTCCGCAACGCGGGCACCGTGGTGCCGGCCAGTGGCAAAGTCGTCTTTGCCGGCACTGCTGACCAGACGCTGACGCCCGGCGGCGCCACTCTGGCCAAGGTGGAAGTGCGCAACACCGGCCCGGCCGGCAACAACCGCGTGCTGCTGCCCACCGACCTCACCGTGAGCCAGCAGCTCATCCTGACCAGCGGCCTGCTGCGCACCGACCCCGCTGCCACCCTGCTCCTGCCCGACGGCGCTACCCTAAGCGGCGAAACCACCGGCCGCTATGTGCAAGGCAATCTGCGCGTGGAGCGCGCCAACGTGAGCGGCAGCACACCCATCGACTTCGACAATAGCCTGACGTTGAGCCCTAACGGCAACGCCCTCGGCACCGTGCGCGTGACGCGCACCGCCGGCCTGCAAACGGCAGGTGTGAGCTTTGATACTAACCCAGCCAACGCCGCCCAGAAAAGTATCGACCGCGTCTGGACCGTGACCGCCGACCAAGCCCCCACCGCCGCCGTGGAAGCCCCCCTGAGTTGGCTGGCTGATGATGACAACAGCCTGACTTTTGGACAGGGCCAGACGTACCGGGTGCCGGGTGCCAGCGCAGCCTGGCAGGCGCTAAGCAGCCCGGCCAACGGTGCGGCCCGCAGCCTCACGGCCAGCACCGGCAGCCTCGGCCGCTTCACGGTGAGCACGGCCTCGGCGCCGCTGCCGGTGGAGTTGCGCAGCTTCACAGCCGAGCGCCGGGGGGCTGATGGACTGTTGCGCTGGGCCACGGCTTCGGAGAAAAACAACGACCGGTTTGAGGTGGAAAGCAGCGCCGACGGGCGCACGTTCCGCCGCATTGCCACGGTGCTGGGCGCCGGCAGCAGCACGCAGCGCCACGACTACGCGCTGCCGGACCCCAACCTGGCCCGCTACGCCGCCGACTTGGTGTACTACCGCCTGCGGCAGGTGGACCGCGACGGCACGGCGGCCTACTCGCCGGTGCGCACCGTGCAGGTGCCGGCCGAAACGGGCTTTGCGGCGCAGGCCTATCCCCAACCTTTTGTCAACGAACTCACACTGCTGGTGCGTACTGGCGAGGACGGGCCCGTCGTCGTCTTGGCCTACGATGCGGTGGGGCGCCTGCTGTTCACGCACCGGGCAGCGCTGGCGGCCGGCACCAACACCGTGCCGCTGCCCCAGGCGGCGGCCTTGCCCACGGGCGCTTACATGCTCAGCATCACGCAGCAACGCTACCATCGCACCCTCAAAATCATTCGCGAATAA
- a CDS encoding sensor histidine kinase codes for MTRKRRIGWAVNWAVSCLLLAAQPASARPVAPTPTQLLADSLRQLPRWPLARQQALSQTRLLPGSPLVPVAQDWVSRRGQGLARDVYWNLEMALGRYYIDANQPSKAVRQLLTLRQQCGTDSARSSLANMWLCYSYLNLGQVERSIPFGHEAIRWFPRTTPAPHNRQDIYTILAGAAVDVGNRALQEHYLLKCLALDEASGVPQDIGMAYLLLVNPALDQRRYALAHQRLDSARRYLRPLRDDGIFVLERQITARLAIAEHRYRAAEGVLRATYPLMRSRPVWEGEVLKLLVPALVGQHRYQEALVHQQRLAELQFGTFEATAHRQAQELQEAYAANEREREIARQRQRIGHLQAQEQLQAAQYSRRLAWLGAAVLAGALLLTLAGGWWAARQRRLRAEREERLRNRIATDLHDDVGTLLARVTMQADLLRQQAPAAEGPALDRLLANARAAAGTMRDIVWGIDTQADAVSALLDRMREHLDQSAAAAGLNTHLAVSGLADEQPLASELRQHLFLVFKEAVTNAVRHAHATDLWVTLAWAPHELCLEVRDNGRPAAPPAAGRQSSGLGLRSMRQRAQALDGTLQAAPGPEGFIVRLVVPLKVGTSMTVARAAR; via the coding sequence ATGACAAGGAAGCGCCGTATTGGATGGGCCGTGAACTGGGCCGTGAGCTGCCTGCTGCTGGCGGCCCAGCCAGCGAGTGCCCGGCCGGTGGCACCCACCCCGACCCAGCTGCTGGCCGACAGCCTGCGCCAGCTCCCGCGCTGGCCGCTGGCCCGGCAGCAGGCCCTGTCCCAAACCCGGCTGCTGCCGGGTTCCCCGTTGGTGCCGGTGGCGCAGGACTGGGTGAGCCGCCGGGGCCAGGGGCTGGCCCGTGATGTGTACTGGAACCTGGAAATGGCCCTGGGCCGCTACTACATCGACGCCAACCAGCCCAGCAAGGCCGTGCGCCAACTCCTGACCCTACGCCAGCAGTGCGGGACCGACTCCGCCCGGAGCAGCCTGGCCAACATGTGGCTCTGCTACAGCTACCTGAACCTGGGGCAGGTTGAGCGCAGCATTCCGTTTGGGCACGAAGCCATTCGGTGGTTTCCGCGCACCACGCCGGCCCCGCACAACCGGCAGGACATCTACACCATCCTGGCCGGGGCGGCCGTCGACGTGGGCAACCGGGCTCTACAGGAGCATTACCTGCTCAAATGCCTGGCGCTTGACGAGGCTTCGGGCGTGCCGCAGGACATCGGCATGGCTTACCTCTTGTTGGTGAACCCCGCCCTGGACCAGCGCCGGTACGCGCTGGCCCATCAGCGCCTCGATTCGGCCCGGCGGTACCTGCGCCCGCTCCGCGACGACGGCATTTTTGTGCTGGAGCGCCAAATCACGGCGCGGCTGGCCATTGCCGAGCACCGCTACCGCGCGGCCGAAGGGGTGCTGCGCGCCACCTACCCGCTCATGCGCAGCCGCCCCGTTTGGGAAGGCGAGGTGCTGAAGCTGCTGGTGCCCGCCTTGGTGGGCCAGCACCGCTACCAAGAGGCCCTGGTCCACCAGCAGCGCCTGGCCGAACTGCAGTTCGGGACCTTTGAAGCCACCGCCCACCGCCAGGCGCAGGAGCTGCAGGAAGCCTACGCCGCCAACGAGCGGGAGCGGGAAATTGCCCGCCAGCGCCAGCGCATTGGCCACTTGCAGGCCCAGGAGCAGCTGCAGGCCGCCCAGTACAGCCGCCGCCTGGCCTGGCTGGGCGCCGCCGTGCTGGCCGGGGCGCTGCTGCTCACGCTGGCCGGCGGGTGGTGGGCCGCCCGGCAGCGCCGCCTACGCGCCGAGCGCGAGGAACGCCTGCGCAACCGCATTGCCACCGACCTGCACGACGACGTGGGCACCCTGCTGGCGCGCGTGACCATGCAGGCCGACCTGCTGCGCCAGCAGGCCCCCGCCGCCGAAGGACCGGCCCTCGACCGCCTGCTGGCCAACGCCCGCGCCGCCGCCGGCACCATGCGCGACATCGTGTGGGGCATCGACACGCAGGCCGATGCCGTGAGCGCGCTGCTCGACCGCATGCGCGAGCACCTCGACCAGAGCGCCGCCGCCGCCGGCCTCAACACCCACCTGGCCGTGAGTGGCCTTGCCGATGAGCAGCCGCTGGCCTCGGAGCTGCGCCAGCATTTGTTCCTCGTTTTCAAAGAAGCCGTGACCAACGCCGTGCGCCACGCCCACGCCACCGACCTGTGGGTGACGCTGGCCTGGGCGCCCCACGAGCTATGCCTGGAGGTGCGCGACAACGGCCGCCCCGCCGCCCCGCCCGCTGCCGGCCGCCAAAGCAGCGGCCTGGGCCTGCGCAGCATGCGGCAGCGGGCCCAGGCACTGGACGGCACCCTGCAGGCCGCGCCCGGCCCCGAGGGCTTCATCGTGCGGCTGGTGGTACCGCTCAAAGTCGGCACGAGCATGACCGTGGCCAGAGCCGCGCGCTAA
- a CDS encoding T9SS type A sorting domain-containing protein: MKSLLPTLALLAAGFSASAQTAITLTQSNFPAGPTNSLYYAANLSGVTRPTTGANQAWDYRSLTSAGPTFDIYNPVPAGSPFPTATRVVPYTVTLGPLSVRGTTYQALTSAGLVELGSQLAVQRFGLGALTGSPTDSLVVPAQTVSLNNRVEVAFPLTAGSVTRQQSRTGTVGLLTVGLVGLNRTPLQLVQRVSRVDSVAGWGTVRIPAGTGGTAAIPALMRRTRIVEVDSFYLGGQPAPAALLGALGVQQGATFGVFYDYFYRANSGQTLLEFNYTTSSFQTLSAVYYSREANLPLTARTALATELGGLRAYPNPVGHGPLTLAAGNGRREPLRLTVRDVLGRARATASATTGQPTDVLAGLPAGTYLLEAEGANGARSTVRVVRE, translated from the coding sequence ATGAAATCACTTTTACCCACCCTCGCCCTGCTCGCCGCGGGCTTTTCGGCCTCGGCCCAAACCGCCATTACGCTCACGCAAAGCAACTTCCCGGCGGGCCCTACCAACAGCCTCTACTACGCCGCCAACTTGAGCGGCGTGACGCGCCCCACCACCGGCGCCAACCAGGCCTGGGACTACCGCAGCCTGACTTCCGCCGGGCCTACGTTCGATATTTACAACCCGGTGCCGGCGGGTTCGCCATTCCCCACGGCCACGCGCGTAGTGCCCTACACCGTGACGCTGGGCCCGCTGTCCGTGCGCGGTACCACTTACCAGGCCCTCACAAGCGCCGGCCTGGTGGAGTTGGGCTCGCAGCTGGCGGTGCAGCGCTTCGGCCTCGGCGCCCTCACGGGCAGCCCCACCGACTCGCTGGTGGTGCCCGCCCAAACGGTGTCGTTGAACAACCGCGTGGAGGTTGCCTTCCCGCTCACGGCCGGCTCCGTGACGCGGCAGCAGAGCCGCACGGGCACCGTGGGCCTGCTCACGGTGGGCCTGGTGGGCCTGAACCGCACGCCGCTGCAGCTGGTGCAGCGCGTGAGCCGCGTCGACAGCGTGGCCGGCTGGGGCACGGTGCGCATTCCGGCCGGCACGGGGGGCACGGCCGCCATTCCGGCGCTCATGCGCCGCACCCGCATTGTGGAGGTCGACAGCTTCTACTTGGGTGGGCAGCCGGCGCCGGCCGCGCTGCTCGGCGCGCTGGGCGTGCAGCAGGGCGCCACGTTCGGGGTGTTCTACGACTATTTCTACCGGGCCAATTCCGGCCAGACGCTGCTGGAGTTTAACTACACCACTTCCAGCTTCCAGACCCTGAGCGCCGTGTATTACTCCCGCGAAGCCAACCTGCCCCTGACGGCCCGCACCGCCCTGGCCACCGAGTTGGGCGGCCTCCGCGCCTACCCTAACCCCGTGGGCCACGGCCCGCTCACGTTGGCCGCCGGCAACGGCCGCCGCGAGCCGTTGCGCCTGACCGTGCGCGACGTGCTGGGCCGCGCCCGGGCCACCGCATCGGCCACCACCGGCCAGCCCACCGACGTGCTCGCGGGCCTGCCCGCTGGCACCTACCTGCTGGAGGCAGAAGGCGCCAACGGCGCCCGCAGCACCGTGCGCGTGGTGCGCGAGTAG
- a CDS encoding tail fiber domain-containing protein — MRAGGTDLASRVLVAGGGGGGGNPGPYGPGLGTGYDGGGGGGTTALDGQALGGGGGTASAGGAGGAAPYSYSGGNGSIGQGGMGGRDQPGSPSGRGGGGGGGYYGGGGGAYEPSSGSAGGGGGSSYANPTMTTGVVHTQGYQSGNGYVTITPGPGVPAPVLNGANFQNVAGDNLGNHTATQSLSLNGNAINFGTTTQQMLNLWNANYGIGVQTNTEYFRSADSFAWYSGGSHNDGQFNAGGGTTQMVLQAGKLGIGTAAPVSELDVPNGSVHLPGDSWIRFSGNNKNYLRGTTILADDAQGGRVGIGTADPVFPLDVQSTVTPGNYPYAFYAVAGNGAVSTGSTGGNTGPVSIRATGRVLATEFKATSDRRLKTVIGLSDRAADLALLNKLRITDYTMRDRVQYGSRQFKKVIAQEVEQVFPQAVNQHTGFLPDVYANAVKAETQADSLLVLTLRAALAAKPGQRIRLIAKTGETTGTVKTARGNTLVVRGAQQLAGQEVFVFGLEHTDVRTVDYEALAMLNVSATQELARQLVELQKQNAALKADAAGSRADLKQFKAEASTQTADLAQRLQALENMLGAKASVK; from the coding sequence ATCCGGGCGGGCGGCACCGACCTGGCCAGCCGCGTGCTGGTAGCGGGCGGCGGGGGCGGCGGGGGCAACCCTGGCCCGTATGGCCCGGGCCTGGGCACGGGCTACGACGGTGGCGGCGGCGGTGGAACCACGGCCCTCGACGGCCAAGCGCTGGGCGGCGGGGGCGGCACCGCCAGTGCGGGCGGCGCGGGCGGGGCAGCCCCATACTCCTATAGCGGCGGCAACGGCAGCATCGGCCAGGGAGGGATGGGAGGCCGGGACCAGCCCGGTTCCCCCAGCGGCAGGGGCGGCGGCGGCGGCGGCGGCTATTACGGTGGCGGCGGCGGGGCCTACGAACCGTCCAGCGGCTCGGCCGGCGGCGGCGGCGGCTCTTCCTACGCCAACCCAACGATGACGACCGGGGTGGTGCATACACAGGGCTACCAGAGCGGCAATGGCTACGTCACCATCACCCCCGGCCCGGGCGTGCCGGCACCCGTGCTGAACGGGGCCAACTTTCAAAATGTGGCCGGCGACAACCTGGGCAACCACACCGCCACCCAGAGCCTGAGCCTGAACGGCAACGCCATCAACTTCGGCACCACCACCCAGCAGATGCTCAACCTGTGGAACGCCAACTACGGCATTGGGGTGCAAACCAACACCGAGTACTTCCGTTCCGCCGACTCATTTGCCTGGTACAGCGGCGGCAGCCACAACGATGGCCAGTTCAATGCCGGCGGAGGCACCACGCAGATGGTGCTGCAAGCGGGAAAACTCGGCATCGGCACCGCGGCCCCGGTTTCGGAGCTCGACGTGCCCAACGGCTCGGTGCACCTGCCCGGCGACTCGTGGATTCGGTTCTCCGGCAACAATAAAAACTACCTGCGCGGCACCACCATCCTGGCCGACGACGCGCAGGGCGGGCGCGTGGGCATCGGCACGGCCGACCCGGTTTTTCCGCTCGACGTGCAAAGCACTGTCACGCCGGGCAACTACCCGTACGCCTTCTACGCCGTGGCGGGCAACGGCGCGGTGTCCACGGGTTCGACGGGCGGCAACACCGGCCCGGTGAGCATCCGCGCCACCGGCCGCGTGCTGGCCACCGAGTTCAAAGCCACCTCCGACCGCCGCCTGAAAACCGTCATCGGCCTGAGCGACCGCGCCGCCGATTTGGCCTTGCTGAATAAGCTGCGCATCACCGACTACACCATGCGCGACCGGGTGCAGTACGGCAGCCGGCAGTTCAAGAAAGTCATTGCCCAGGAAGTGGAGCAGGTGTTCCCGCAGGCGGTGAACCAGCACACCGGCTTTCTGCCCGATGTGTACGCGAATGCCGTGAAGGCCGAAACGCAGGCCGACTCGCTGCTGGTGCTGACGCTGCGCGCCGCTTTGGCTGCGAAGCCGGGCCAGCGCATCAGGCTCATCGCCAAAACGGGCGAGACTACCGGCACGGTGAAAACCGCTCGCGGCAACACGCTCGTGGTGCGCGGCGCGCAGCAGCTGGCCGGGCAGGAAGTGTTTGTCTTCGGCCTGGAGCACACCGACGTGCGGACGGTGGACTACGAGGCCCTGGCCATGCTCAACGTGAGCGCCACCCAGGAGCTGGCCCGCCAGCTGGTCGAGCTGCAAAAACAAAACGCGGCTTTGAAAGCTGATGCCGCCGGCAGCCGCGCTGACTTGAAGCAATTCAAGGCCGAAGCCAGTACCCAAACCGCCGACCTCGCCCAGCGCCTGCAAGCCCTGGAGAACATGCTAGGCGCGAAAGCTTCGGTGAAATAA